One region of Caldimonas thermodepolymerans genomic DNA includes:
- a CDS encoding HU family DNA-binding protein: MIRLHPQPLLTGPWPPRFQKPLDCGVPARGNDARFFLSSYPVRTMNKAELVDAIAADADLSKAAAQRALDSFINNVTKALASGDTVSLIGFGSFSVTERQARTGRNPRTGEEITIEASQGVKFSAGASLKAAVQKKK, translated from the coding sequence GTGATTCGCTTACACCCGCAGCCCTTGCTAACGGGCCCGTGGCCCCCTCGGTTCCAGAAGCCGCTAGACTGCGGGGTTCCCGCGCGCGGCAACGACGCGCGTTTTTTCCTCAGTTCTTACCCAGTCAGGACCATGAACAAAGCAGAACTCGTTGATGCCATTGCCGCCGATGCCGACCTGTCCAAGGCCGCTGCGCAGCGCGCCCTCGACTCGTTCATCAACAACGTGACCAAGGCGCTGGCTTCCGGCGACACGGTCTCGCTGATCGGCTTCGGCAGCTTCTCGGTCACCGAGCGGCAGGCCCGCACCGGCCGCAATCCCCGCACCGGCGAGGAAATCACGATCGAGGCCAGCCAGGGCGTCAAGTTCAGCGCCGGCGCCTCGCTGAAGGCCGCCGTGCAGAAGAAGAAGTAA
- a CDS encoding cupin domain-containing protein — MSTLGVRRARHASTDAQRRGRFFNSANAFNVKLPPVPAGIHAEPARQALAADAPTGYVPCDQSAALACPWPATTPFMLARYARVRPGERLEADFVASGSLWYVIAGTGQARCGDETLAWSAGDIFHLPAGPAELLASGTTPAVLWLVTDEPLLAHLGLGTRPARAGAVHFTAADIAGEIDAIHRTVPDAGTSGMAVVFSSAALEHTRNLMPGLTLSLNTLPPHRHQPAHRHNSAALTLVIAGEDCHSRVDGVRCPWSPWATLVTPPTAVHSHHNDGSRRAEFLIVQDGGLYYQARTMGFQFME; from the coding sequence ATGTCCACGCTCGGCGTGCGGCGGGCGCGGCACGCGAGCACCGATGCGCAACGCCGCGGGCGGTTCTTCAACTCGGCCAATGCCTTCAACGTGAAGCTGCCACCGGTGCCGGCCGGCATCCACGCCGAGCCGGCACGACAGGCCCTGGCCGCGGACGCGCCCACGGGCTACGTGCCGTGCGACCAGTCCGCGGCGCTGGCCTGCCCCTGGCCGGCGACCACGCCGTTCATGCTGGCACGCTATGCCCGCGTGCGGCCGGGCGAACGCCTCGAGGCCGACTTCGTGGCCAGCGGCTCGCTGTGGTACGTGATCGCCGGCACCGGGCAGGCGCGCTGCGGCGACGAGACGCTGGCCTGGAGTGCCGGCGACATCTTCCACCTGCCCGCCGGGCCGGCCGAGCTGCTGGCCAGCGGCACCACGCCCGCCGTGCTGTGGCTGGTCACCGACGAGCCGCTGCTGGCGCACCTCGGCCTGGGCACGCGCCCGGCCCGCGCCGGGGCCGTGCATTTCACGGCGGCCGACATCGCCGGCGAGATCGACGCGATCCACCGCACCGTGCCCGATGCCGGCACCTCCGGCATGGCCGTGGTGTTTTCCAGCGCGGCCCTGGAACACACGCGCAACCTGATGCCGGGGCTGACGCTGTCGCTCAACACCCTGCCGCCGCACCGCCACCAGCCGGCGCACCGCCACAACTCCGCCGCGCTCACGCTGGTGATCGCCGGGGAGGACTGCCACTCGCGGGTCGACGGCGTGCGCTGCCCCTGGTCGCCCTGGGCCACGCTGGTCACGCCGCCGACCGCGGTGCACTCGCACCACAACGACGGCAGCCGGCGCGCCGAGTTCCTGATCGTGCAGGACGGCGGCCTGTACTACCAGGCGCGCACGATGGGCTTCCAGTTCATGGAGTGA
- a CDS encoding ABC transporter permease produces the protein MKPPTLLSRPAHRALAGIATFALLWELAARGLDLPAYVLPSVSSILEAVVAQRSLLGQAAWTTIMEAVCGFALGSAGGIVLAILLTMLPPARRVLLPAATALNSVPVVAYAPLVLLWLGMGPASKVAMVSLAVGFTVFLHALAGLDRVDRRAVDLMRSFGAGPATILWRLRIPAAVPLTAAGMRVSTARSMIVAIVTEMLGAQSGLGWTIYQAVLQIDFVQVWSAIFVASAASLAFFGLVNLVEKRYVFWK, from the coding sequence GTGAAGCCCCCCACCCTGCTGTCGCGCCCGGCGCACCGCGCGCTGGCCGGCATCGCCACCTTCGCGCTGCTGTGGGAACTGGCCGCGCGCGGCCTGGACTTGCCCGCCTACGTGCTGCCCAGCGTCAGCAGCATCCTCGAAGCCGTCGTCGCGCAGCGCAGCCTGCTCGGCCAGGCGGCATGGACCACGATCATGGAAGCGGTATGCGGCTTCGCGCTCGGCTCGGCCGGCGGCATCGTGCTGGCGATCCTGCTGACGATGCTGCCACCGGCGCGGCGCGTGCTGCTGCCGGCCGCCACCGCGCTCAACTCGGTGCCGGTGGTGGCCTATGCACCGCTGGTGCTGCTGTGGCTGGGGATGGGCCCGGCCTCCAAGGTCGCGATGGTGTCGCTGGCGGTGGGCTTCACCGTGTTCCTGCACGCGCTGGCCGGGCTGGACCGCGTCGACCGTCGCGCCGTGGACCTGATGCGCAGCTTCGGCGCCGGCCCGGCCACGATCCTGTGGCGCCTGCGCATCCCGGCGGCCGTGCCGCTGACGGCCGCAGGCATGCGCGTCTCGACGGCGCGCAGCATGATCGTCGCGATCGTCACCGAGATGCTCGGCGCGCAAAGCGGCCTGGGCTGGACCATCTACCAGGCCGTGCTGCAGATCGACTTCGTGCAGGTGTGGTCGGCGATCTTCGTCGCCTCGGCCGCGAGCCTGGCGTTCTTCGGCCTCGTCAACCTGGTCGAGAAGCGCTATGTGTTCTGGAAGTGA
- a CDS encoding ABC transporter permease, whose product MNAALRPAAMSALRGAAALLAAGVLWEALVVLAGIRPDYLPRLSDILALIATVPEPYVEGFLRTASETVLGFALGAVVGVVNGVLFKQSRLLRELVFPLFVISQTIPVIAFGAVVVLWFGNTVFAKALIAFYLTFFPVTVNTVHGLESVDRLQVNLLRSFGASRLQLLLRLELPAALPQIFVALRLACTLSLLGAIAGEWFGDTVGLGVLLLQAMYNEQVPALWAAILVCGLLGTSFYGLVALVERRAVFWRTEL is encoded by the coding sequence GTGAACGCCGCGCTGCGCCCCGCTGCCATGAGCGCCCTGCGGGGCGCGGCGGCCCTGCTTGCCGCGGGCGTCCTGTGGGAGGCGCTGGTCGTGCTGGCCGGCATCCGGCCCGACTACCTGCCGCGGCTGAGCGACATCCTGGCGCTGATCGCCACGGTGCCCGAGCCGTACGTCGAAGGCTTCCTGCGCACGGCCAGCGAGACCGTGCTCGGCTTCGCGCTGGGCGCCGTGGTCGGCGTGGTCAACGGCGTGCTGTTCAAGCAGTCGCGCCTGCTGCGCGAGCTGGTGTTCCCGCTGTTCGTGATCTCGCAGACCATCCCGGTGATCGCGTTCGGCGCGGTCGTCGTGCTGTGGTTCGGCAACACCGTGTTCGCGAAGGCGCTGATCGCCTTCTACCTGACCTTCTTCCCCGTCACCGTCAACACGGTGCACGGGCTGGAGTCGGTGGACCGGCTGCAGGTGAACCTGCTGCGCAGCTTCGGCGCCTCGCGGCTGCAGCTGCTGCTGCGTCTGGAGCTGCCCGCGGCGCTGCCGCAGATCTTCGTCGCGCTGCGGCTGGCCTGCACGCTGAGCCTGCTGGGCGCGATCGCCGGCGAATGGTTCGGCGACACCGTCGGGCTGGGCGTGCTGCTGCTGCAGGCCATGTACAACGAGCAGGTGCCGGCGCTGTGGGCCGCCATCCTGGTGTGCGGCCTGCTCGGCACGAGCTTCTACGGCCTGGTCGCGCTGGTCGAGCGCCGCGCCGTGTTCTGGAGGACCGAGCTGTGA
- a CDS encoding ABC transporter substrate-binding protein yields the protein MNTRRFLTLLASAAVVALAHVAPAVQAKELVPATLRLKWLPQTQFAGFYYAVAKGYYKDEGIDLKINPGGPNLLPENLVATGADTFALSGGTDSVMAALDKGLPIVCVGVSHQVTPFAFVTRKDGPVKSLKDLEGRKATAWFTGAQYVLFGMLANQGVDRAKVDIQPQQVSVTPFVNGEVDVVTATWYNELYTIRQRMGADNLRMFVAEDYGVTFPRDTLVVAKKTAQDNPKLVTGFLRASIRGWHDAMANPKEAVDILMKVAPTLDRAHQEFMLTEAYRLMTSGKAKEQGLFWIDAGAMKATHDFLLNNKVISKPLDLAAGFDPSFLKAIPVEERRP from the coding sequence ATGAACACCCGTCGCTTCCTCACCCTGCTGGCCTCGGCCGCCGTCGTCGCCCTGGCCCATGTCGCGCCGGCCGTCCAGGCCAAGGAGCTGGTGCCTGCCACGCTGCGCCTGAAGTGGCTGCCGCAGACGCAGTTCGCCGGCTTCTACTATGCGGTCGCCAAGGGCTACTACAAGGACGAGGGCATCGACCTGAAGATCAACCCGGGCGGCCCCAACCTGCTGCCGGAGAACCTGGTCGCCACCGGCGCGGACACCTTCGCGCTGTCGGGCGGCACCGACAGCGTGATGGCCGCGCTCGACAAGGGCCTGCCCATCGTCTGCGTCGGCGTGTCGCACCAGGTCACGCCGTTCGCGTTCGTCACGCGCAAGGACGGCCCGGTCAAGTCGCTGAAGGACCTGGAAGGCCGCAAGGCCACCGCGTGGTTCACCGGCGCGCAGTACGTGCTGTTCGGCATGCTCGCCAACCAGGGCGTGGACCGCGCCAAGGTCGACATCCAGCCGCAGCAGGTGAGCGTCACGCCCTTCGTCAACGGCGAGGTCGATGTGGTCACCGCCACCTGGTACAACGAGCTCTACACCATCCGGCAGCGCATGGGCGCGGACAACCTGCGCATGTTCGTCGCCGAGGACTACGGCGTCACCTTCCCGCGCGACACCCTGGTCGTCGCGAAGAAGACCGCGCAGGACAACCCCAAGCTCGTCACCGGCTTCCTGCGCGCCTCGATCCGCGGCTGGCACGACGCGATGGCCAACCCGAAGGAAGCGGTCGACATCCTGATGAAGGTCGCGCCGACGCTGGACCGCGCGCACCAGGAGTTCATGCTGACCGAGGCCTACCGGCTGATGACCTCCGGCAAGGCCAAGGAGCAGGGCCTGTTCTGGATCGACGCGGGCGCGATGAAGGCCACGCACGACTTCCTGCTGAACAACAAGGTCATCAGCAAGCCGCTGGACTTGGCCGCCGGCTTTGACCCGTCCTTCCTGAAGGCCATCCCGGTCGAGGAGCGCCGTCCGTGA
- a CDS encoding TauD/TfdA dioxygenase family protein, whose product MSTALATPAPSLALKTRPLHPGFGIEVLDLDLSDPASDAAVDALVEALDVHSVILVRGQQLSNRRHVEISRRFGTLMVHVLKQFLTTGLPEIYVLSNVTENGKPIGNHKEGWNWHSDLSYVAEPSMGSLLYAVEVPPEGADTLFASMHLAWEGLSPGMQARIRHLKATHSYAGYYAKAFADRAPLTEEQKARTPDVVHPVVRTHPVTGRLSLYVGEDIVKCIEGLPPEESDALLAELNAHAVRDEFVYRHRWCQGDLLIWDNRCTMHCATPYDDARYRRIMHRTTVAGTRPF is encoded by the coding sequence ATGTCCACCGCCCTCGCCACCCCCGCCCCGTCCCTCGCGCTCAAGACGCGCCCCCTGCATCCCGGCTTCGGCATCGAGGTGCTCGACCTCGACCTGTCCGATCCCGCCAGCGATGCGGCGGTGGACGCGCTGGTCGAGGCGCTCGACGTGCACTCGGTGATCCTGGTGCGCGGGCAGCAGCTGAGCAACCGGCGCCACGTCGAGATCAGCCGCCGCTTCGGCACGCTGATGGTCCACGTGCTCAAGCAGTTCCTGACCACCGGCCTGCCCGAGATCTACGTGCTGTCCAACGTCACCGAGAACGGCAAGCCGATCGGCAACCACAAGGAAGGCTGGAACTGGCATTCGGACCTCTCCTACGTGGCCGAGCCGAGCATGGGCTCGCTGCTCTACGCGGTGGAGGTGCCGCCCGAAGGTGCCGACACGCTGTTCGCCAGCATGCACCTGGCCTGGGAAGGGCTGTCGCCCGGGATGCAGGCGCGCATCCGCCACCTGAAGGCGACCCACTCCTACGCCGGCTACTACGCCAAGGCCTTCGCCGACCGCGCCCCGCTGACCGAGGAGCAGAAGGCGCGCACGCCCGACGTGGTGCACCCGGTGGTGCGCACGCACCCGGTCACCGGGCGGCTGTCGCTCTACGTCGGCGAGGACATCGTCAAGTGCATCGAGGGCCTGCCGCCCGAGGAAAGCGACGCGCTGCTGGCCGAGCTGAACGCCCACGCGGTGCGCGACGAGTTCGTCTACCGCCACCGCTGGTGCCAGGGCGACCTGCTGATCTGGGACAACCGCTGCACGATGCATTGCGCCACGCCGTACGACGACGCCCGCTACCGCCGGATCATGCACCGCACGACGGTCGCCGGCACCCGGCCGTTCTGA
- a CDS encoding class II aldolase/adducin family protein encodes MNAPAPTLGTLAADHAWQDGVARYGEAEWRARVDLAACYRLVARLGLDDLIYNHISLRVPGTEGQFLINPYGLLFEEITASSLVRIDVHGRKLCDSPHEVNVAGFVIHSAIHQGRADAACVLHTHSDASIAVSAQEQGLLPLSQFAMRFYRRQAFHAYEGVVLDLDEQQRLVAHLGQHPVMLLRHHGLLTVGRTPGEAFMLLYYFERAARIQLAMQAAAAGAPGPLLIPPHDVCEKAARQFWQNEGDILIPGEREWPAFIRQLDRVDPSYRS; translated from the coding sequence ATGAACGCCCCGGCGCCCACCCTCGGCACCCTGGCCGCGGATCACGCCTGGCAGGACGGGGTGGCCCGCTACGGCGAGGCCGAGTGGCGCGCGCGCGTGGACCTGGCCGCCTGCTACCGGCTGGTCGCCCGCCTGGGGCTGGACGACCTGATCTACAACCACATCTCGCTGCGCGTGCCAGGCACCGAGGGACAGTTCCTCATCAACCCCTACGGCCTGCTGTTCGAGGAGATCACCGCCTCGAGCCTGGTGCGCATCGACGTGCACGGCCGCAAGCTGTGCGACTCGCCCCACGAGGTGAACGTCGCCGGCTTCGTGATCCACAGCGCGATCCACCAGGGACGCGCGGACGCGGCCTGCGTGCTGCACACGCACTCGGATGCCAGCATCGCGGTGTCTGCGCAGGAGCAGGGGCTGCTGCCGCTGTCGCAGTTCGCGATGCGCTTCTACCGCCGCCAGGCCTTCCACGCCTATGAAGGCGTGGTGCTGGACTTGGACGAGCAGCAGCGGCTGGTCGCCCACCTGGGCCAGCACCCGGTGATGCTGCTGCGCCATCACGGCCTGCTGACCGTGGGCCGCACGCCCGGCGAGGCCTTCATGCTGCTGTACTACTTCGAGCGGGCCGCGCGCATCCAGCTCGCGATGCAGGCCGCGGCCGCCGGGGCCCCCGGCCCGCTGCTCATCCCGCCGCACGACGTCTGCGAAAAAGCCGCGCGCCAGTTCTGGCAGAACGAGGGCGACATCCTCATTCCCGGCGAACGGGAGTGGCCCGCCTTCATCCGCCAGCTGGACCGCGTGGACCCTTCCTACCGGAGCTGA
- a CDS encoding ABC transporter ATP-binding protein — protein MMLQPMRRPAAAPALRAGDLDAPAEAPPAAEAPRRAPLLVLSGVSKTFGAVRALDGLGVSIAPGEFVTVVGPSGCGKSTLFNIVSGLEEPDEGGAIEFLGKRCRARDLLGKVSFMPQRDLLLPWRTVIDNAILAMEIEGARRGDARRIALDMLGEFGLAGFEHQYPHQLSGGMRQRVALMRTFLFKRDLMLLDEPFGALDALTRTLMQRWLLDVWQKHRRTILFITHDVDEALFLGDRVLVMTARPGRVKLEQPVSLPRPRRPDIVTTPEFIALKRTLLDAIEEESIKTFTLAKKEDAA, from the coding sequence ATGATGCTGCAGCCCATGCGACGCCCTGCGGCGGCACCGGCGCTGCGCGCCGGCGACCTGGATGCCCCGGCCGAAGCGCCCCCCGCTGCGGAAGCACCCCGCCGCGCGCCGCTGCTGGTGCTGTCGGGCGTGTCCAAGACCTTCGGCGCGGTGCGCGCGCTCGACGGGCTGGGCGTGTCGATCGCGCCGGGCGAGTTCGTCACCGTGGTCGGCCCGAGCGGCTGCGGCAAGAGCACGCTGTTCAACATCGTCTCGGGCCTGGAAGAGCCCGACGAGGGCGGCGCCATCGAGTTCCTCGGCAAGCGCTGCCGCGCACGCGACCTGCTGGGCAAGGTGTCGTTCATGCCGCAGCGCGACCTGCTGCTGCCCTGGCGCACCGTGATCGACAACGCGATCCTGGCCATGGAGATCGAGGGCGCGCGCCGCGGCGACGCACGCCGCATCGCGCTGGACATGCTGGGCGAGTTCGGCCTGGCCGGGTTCGAGCACCAGTACCCGCACCAGCTCTCCGGCGGCATGCGCCAGCGCGTCGCGCTGATGCGCACCTTCCTGTTCAAGCGCGACCTGATGCTGCTGGACGAGCCGTTCGGCGCGCTCGACGCGCTGACGCGCACGCTGATGCAGCGCTGGCTGCTGGACGTGTGGCAGAAGCACCGCCGCACCATCCTGTTCATCACGCACGACGTTGACGAGGCGCTGTTCCTCGGCGATCGCGTGCTGGTGATGACTGCGCGGCCGGGCCGGGTCAAGCTGGAGCAGCCGGTGAGCCTGCCGCGCCCGCGCCGCCCGGACATCGTCACGACGCCGGAGTTCATCGCGCTCAAGCGCACGCTGCTCGACGCGATCGAGGAGGAAAGCATCAAGACCTTCACGCTCGCGAAGAAGGAGGACGCGGCATGA